Proteins from a single region of Paraflavitalea devenefica:
- a CDS encoding peptidase dimerization domain-containing protein, whose translation MKSTSFKYTLTFLLLGALLPVVLLGQTKITDKKLEALKKELMAEIEKEKVFTQQMVDMVFSFGELGFQETETSRYLTGILKKNGFTVEEGIAGIPTAWTAKWGSGKPVIAIGSDIDCIPKASQKPGVAWHDPIIEGAPGHGEGHNAGEPLNITAVLALKKIMEREHISGTLMLWPGVAEEQLGTKAFYIRDGYFKNVDACIFTHVASNLGVSYGDGGGNGMISVKFNFDGESAHSAGAPWRGKSALDAVELMNIAWNYHREHLEPTQRSHYVVTDGGDQPNVVPSKASVWYYFRERTYPKIKQMYDDAINMAKGAELMTGTKMSYTVLGSAWPGHFNKAIAERMYENIKLIGLPEWSAEDQLLARAVQKEVNAPKTDQRMKPIDGLDTHLDTLGIPARFSMGGGSDDIADISWNVPTVVLRFPSNIPGLPGHHWANAISMATPIAHKGVTAGAKAEALTLLDMLVKPQLLDSAWSYFKNVQTKDTKYIPLISATDKPAVGLNKKIMEEFRPEMKKYYYRPEQFKTYLEQLGIKYPTLKTTETTSKTAAATPTDNK comes from the coding sequence ATGAAATCAACCTCATTCAAATACACACTAACCTTTCTACTGCTTGGCGCATTATTGCCAGTGGTGCTACTGGGGCAAACCAAAATAACTGATAAAAAGCTGGAAGCACTTAAGAAGGAACTGATGGCTGAAATTGAAAAAGAAAAAGTGTTTACCCAACAAATGGTAGATATGGTGTTCAGCTTTGGTGAACTGGGTTTCCAGGAAACAGAAACGTCCCGGTACCTGACCGGTATTTTAAAGAAGAATGGATTTACGGTAGAAGAAGGCATTGCGGGGATTCCTACCGCCTGGACAGCGAAATGGGGTTCGGGCAAACCTGTGATCGCTATTGGCAGTGATATTGACTGTATCCCGAAGGCATCGCAAAAGCCCGGGGTAGCGTGGCATGATCCTATTATTGAAGGGGCGCCGGGACATGGAGAAGGACATAATGCCGGCGAACCGTTGAATATTACGGCAGTACTGGCGCTTAAAAAGATAATGGAACGGGAACATATTTCCGGCACACTGATGTTATGGCCCGGTGTTGCCGAAGAACAACTGGGTACGAAGGCATTTTATATCCGTGATGGATATTTTAAAAACGTGGATGCCTGCATCTTCACCCATGTGGCGAGCAATCTTGGCGTATCGTATGGTGATGGCGGCGGCAATGGCATGATCTCAGTTAAATTCAATTTTGATGGAGAATCGGCCCATTCGGCCGGCGCTCCCTGGCGCGGCAAAAGCGCCCTCGATGCCGTTGAATTGATGAATATAGCCTGGAATTATCACCGGGAACACCTGGAACCCACACAACGCTCGCATTATGTGGTGACCGATGGAGGCGATCAACCGAATGTAGTGCCCTCAAAAGCATCTGTATGGTATTATTTCCGCGAACGTACTTATCCAAAGATCAAGCAGATGTATGATGATGCGATCAATATGGCAAAAGGAGCAGAACTGATGACCGGTACCAAAATGTCGTATACTGTATTAGGCAGCGCCTGGCCAGGCCATTTCAATAAAGCCATCGCCGAGCGCATGTACGAAAATATTAAGCTGATAGGTTTACCGGAATGGAGTGCAGAAGATCAATTACTGGCAAGAGCGGTACAGAAAGAAGTGAATGCCCCTAAAACAGATCAGCGGATGAAGCCCATAGATGGCCTGGATACCCACCTGGATACATTGGGCATCCCTGCCAGGTTTTCCATGGGAGGTGGTTCGGACGATATTGCCGATATTTCATGGAATGTTCCTACAGTTGTATTGAGGTTCCCTTCCAATATACCGGGCCTGCCGGGACATCATTGGGCCAATGCTATTTCTATGGCCACTCCTATTGCCCATAAAGGAGTAACAGCCGGCGCCAAAGCAGAAGCACTGACATTGTTGGATATGCTGGTAAAACCACAACTACTGGATAGCGCCTGGAGTTATTTTAAAAATGTGCAAACCAAAGACACGAAATATATTCCGCTGATCTCTGCCACCGATAAGCCGGCTGTTGGGTTAAATAAAAAGATCATGGAGGAGTTCAGGCCCGAAATGAAGAAATATTATTATCGTCCCGAACAATTTAAAACATACCTGGAGCAGTTGGGTATTAAATATCCTACATTGAAAACAACCGAAACCACTTCAAAAACAGCAGCAGCCACCCCTACTGACAATAAATAA
- the rnr gene encoding ribonuclease R: protein MSKKQSKKNKNKSKKKKGFTDQDTLKGVLDITRSGVGYVIIPDNPSDILVRPGDFNTALHGDTVRVRVINSGGRQSSRQQGKVVEVVQRKQTEFMGKIEVGKTFAFFIADVDKPMPDIFVPLTSLHGAQNNERVIVRIVEWQPNKKPVGEVVQVMQMGDANDMAMKEILMQNGFPLFFPEEVQEETARMPDVIPQSEIKVRKDVRDTLTFTIDPVDAKDFDDAISFRVLKNGNYEIGVHIADVSYYVEPGTALDQEAYTRATSVYLPDRVLPMLPERISNELCSLRPQEDKLTFSAIFQITEKGEVKQHWLGKTVIHSNHRFTYEEVQEIIEQQEGLYKDEVLILNNLAQKFRKQRFKKGAINFSSQEVRFKLDETGKPIGIMIKESKEAHQLIEEFMLLANRVVAESVAKIKFNKKDIPFPYRVHDTPDEVKLEPFAAFARKFGHTFDTKSPEGIAASFNQLLKDVQGKPEQHVLEQLGIRTMAKAIYTSENIGHYGLGFKHYCHFTSPIRRYPDVLVHRVLFDILNDKVEPDKKMEQKCKHCSEKERSAMESERAANKYKQVEYMQNFLGDEFEGVISGVAAFGFWVETIEHKCEGLVSINSLLEYDDFRLIEGDYSLAGMRSGRKFRMGDKVRIKVIAANLSKRQLDYEWVITATTGDDKVEAGLQQPKPKTSYPIPKGKSKGKKRKQA from the coding sequence ATGAGTAAGAAACAATCAAAGAAGAATAAGAATAAATCCAAAAAGAAAAAAGGGTTTACTGATCAGGATACCCTCAAAGGCGTGCTGGATATAACACGCTCCGGCGTGGGATATGTGATCATTCCCGACAATCCCAGTGATATACTGGTTCGTCCCGGCGATTTTAATACCGCCCTGCATGGCGATACCGTGCGGGTAAGGGTCATCAATAGCGGCGGCCGGCAAAGCAGCCGCCAGCAGGGCAAAGTGGTGGAAGTAGTGCAGCGTAAGCAAACGGAGTTCATGGGTAAAATTGAGGTGGGTAAAACCTTTGCTTTCTTTATTGCCGATGTAGATAAACCGATGCCCGACATTTTTGTGCCACTCACCAGTTTGCATGGTGCACAGAACAATGAACGCGTTATTGTGCGCATCGTGGAATGGCAACCCAATAAAAAACCGGTAGGGGAAGTAGTGCAGGTGATGCAAATGGGCGATGCCAACGACATGGCCATGAAGGAGATCCTCATGCAGAATGGTTTCCCGCTCTTCTTCCCTGAAGAAGTGCAGGAAGAAACTGCCCGCATGCCCGATGTCATTCCTCAATCAGAAATAAAGGTCCGTAAGGATGTACGGGACACCCTTACTTTCACCATAGACCCGGTAGATGCGAAAGATTTTGATGATGCCATCTCATTCCGGGTATTGAAAAATGGCAACTATGAGATCGGTGTACACATTGCTGATGTAAGTTACTATGTGGAGCCCGGCACAGCCCTCGACCAGGAAGCCTATACACGGGCTACTTCTGTATACCTGCCCGACAGGGTGCTGCCCATGCTGCCGGAACGCATCTCCAATGAACTGTGCTCCCTGCGTCCCCAAGAAGACAAGCTCACCTTTTCGGCCATCTTCCAGATCACTGAAAAAGGAGAAGTAAAACAACACTGGCTGGGGAAGACCGTCATTCACTCCAATCACCGGTTTACCTATGAAGAAGTGCAGGAGATCATTGAGCAGCAGGAAGGTTTGTACAAGGATGAAGTATTGATCCTGAATAACCTTGCCCAGAAATTCCGTAAGCAGCGGTTTAAAAAAGGCGCTATCAACTTCTCGTCCCAGGAAGTGCGTTTTAAGCTGGATGAAACCGGAAAGCCCATTGGCATCATGATCAAGGAAAGCAAGGAAGCGCACCAGCTTATTGAGGAATTCATGTTGCTGGCCAACCGGGTAGTGGCAGAGAGCGTAGCCAAGATCAAGTTCAATAAAAAAGACATTCCCTTTCCTTACCGCGTACATGATACCCCGGATGAAGTGAAACTGGAGCCTTTTGCAGCCTTTGCCCGCAAATTTGGCCACACCTTTGATACCAAATCGCCGGAAGGAATTGCCGCATCATTTAATCAATTGCTGAAAGATGTGCAGGGCAAGCCCGAACAGCATGTGCTGGAACAACTGGGCATCCGCACCATGGCCAAAGCGATCTATACGTCGGAGAACATTGGCCACTACGGACTGGGCTTTAAACACTATTGTCATTTCACCTCACCCATCCGCCGTTACCCGGATGTGCTGGTGCACCGCGTATTATTTGATATTCTCAATGATAAAGTGGAGCCCGATAAAAAGATGGAGCAGAAGTGCAAGCACTGCAGTGAAAAGGAGCGTAGCGCCATGGAATCGGAAAGGGCCGCCAACAAATACAAGCAGGTAGAATACATGCAGAACTTCCTGGGCGATGAATTTGAAGGGGTGATCAGCGGCGTAGCTGCTTTCGGTTTCTGGGTAGAGACCATCGAGCATAAATGCGAAGGGCTGGTAAGCATCAACAGCCTGCTGGAATACGATGATTTCCGTCTTATAGAAGGTGATTATAGCCTCGCCGGCATGCGTAGCGGCCGCAAATTCAGGATGGGTGATAAAGTACGTATCAAAGTCATTGCAGCCAACCTGTCCAAACGCCAGTTGGATTATGAGTGGGTCATTACGGCTACTACCGGCGATGATAAAGTGGAAGCTGGTCTGCAGCAGCCAAAGCCCAAAACATCCTATCCCATACCAAAAGGGAAAAGCAAAGGCAAAAAACGGAAGCAGGCATAA
- the lpxK gene encoding tetraacyldisaccharide 4'-kinase: MNFNAPLLRPIRILLFPFSLVYGAVIWLRNRLFDKNVLKSSSFNLPVICVGNLSAGGTGKSPMVEFLLRILQSHMKVAVLSRGYKRKTRGYALASAGTTALEIGDEPMQFHLKFPAVTIAVGEERVVAIPQLLHDKPDTQVIILDDAFQHRTVRAGLNIVLTDYNNLFTRDWFLPTGDLRDEKNSYKRADILVVTKCRADLSQPEKTTILEEIRPLSHQRVFFSSIRYGKPYHILHRHELPLAGSMEILLVSGIANPVPLKKYLQEVSKTYYEILYSDHHIFSIDDLKDMVKRFENIQAANKIILTTEKDAVRLVKFEQQLKELPVYVIPIEVQFLFNEEQAFSDIITKFIKEFTFRA; this comes from the coding sequence ATGAATTTTAATGCTCCACTGCTACGGCCAATACGGATCTTACTGTTTCCTTTCTCCCTGGTATATGGCGCTGTAATATGGTTGCGCAACAGGCTGTTTGATAAGAATGTGCTCAAATCCTCCTCCTTCAACCTGCCGGTCATTTGTGTAGGCAATCTTTCTGCAGGCGGCACCGGTAAATCGCCCATGGTAGAGTTTTTGCTGAGGATCCTGCAAAGCCATATGAAAGTAGCGGTATTAAGCAGGGGATATAAGCGTAAGACCAGGGGCTATGCCCTGGCCAGCGCCGGTACTACGGCACTGGAAATAGGGGACGAGCCCATGCAGTTCCACCTTAAATTCCCGGCCGTCACCATTGCCGTGGGCGAAGAGCGGGTAGTGGCTATCCCACAGTTGCTCCATGATAAGCCGGATACCCAGGTGATCATTCTGGATGATGCCTTTCAGCACCGTACTGTCAGAGCGGGCCTTAACATTGTACTGACCGATTACAATAACCTGTTCACCCGCGACTGGTTCCTGCCCACCGGCGACCTGCGGGACGAAAAGAACAGTTATAAACGGGCCGATATACTGGTGGTCACCAAATGCCGGGCCGACCTGTCCCAGCCCGAGAAGACAACCATCCTCGAAGAGATCAGACCGCTTTCGCACCAGCGTGTTTTCTTCTCTTCCATACGGTATGGTAAACCTTATCATATCCTTCACCGCCATGAACTGCCGTTGGCGGGTTCTATGGAAATATTGCTGGTGAGCGGTATTGCCAATCCCGTACCTTTAAAAAAATACCTCCAGGAGGTATCTAAAACCTACTATGAGATCCTGTACAGCGATCATCACATTTTCTCCATTGATGATCTGAAAGACATGGTGAAACGGTTTGAAAACATTCAGGCCGCCAATAAGATCATTCTCACCACCGAAAAAGATGCTGTACGGCTGGTAAAATTTGAACAACAATTAAAAGAATTGCCTGTCTATGTAATTCCGATCGAAGTGCAATTCCTTTTCAATGAAGAACAGGCTTTTAGTGATATAATCACTAAATTCATCAAGGAATTTACATTCAGGGCTTAA
- a CDS encoding 5-formyltetrahydrofolate cyclo-ligase, whose translation MIKKTVRKDYLRRRLDIPEEDFHQQTALMAFNFKKLTFPPVKYLLSYSPLPSAREFDVSVCEDMLKQQNPSMQTTWPRIEEHSTDMEATVVQRGGLFIKNRYHILEPISGPIVPPELLDIIFVPLVAFDEKGFRIGYGKGYYDRFLARCRHDIIRVGFSFFEAVKGIEDLHQFDVPLNFCITPYRNYEF comes from the coding sequence ATGATAAAAAAAACCGTTAGAAAGGATTACCTGCGACGCAGGTTGGACATTCCCGAAGAAGACTTCCACCAGCAAACCGCCCTCATGGCGTTTAACTTTAAGAAATTAACCTTTCCTCCTGTTAAATACCTGCTGTCTTATTCGCCGTTGCCCTCAGCACGGGAGTTTGACGTATCTGTTTGTGAAGACATGCTCAAGCAGCAAAACCCTTCCATGCAAACCACCTGGCCCCGCATTGAAGAACACTCCACTGATATGGAGGCCACTGTAGTGCAAAGAGGCGGGCTCTTCATCAAGAACCGGTACCATATACTGGAGCCTATCAGCGGACCCATAGTGCCCCCCGAACTGCTGGACATCATCTTTGTGCCGCTGGTTGCCTTCGATGAAAAAGGCTTCCGGATAGGGTATGGCAAAGGATATTATGACCGTTTCCTGGCCCGCTGCCGCCACGATATCATACGCGTAGGCTTCTCCTTTTTTGAAGCGGTAAAGGGGATAGAAGACCTCCATCAATTTGATGTACCTTTAAACTTTTGTATCACACCGTATCGTAATTATGAATTTTAA
- the bioD gene encoding dethiobiotin synthase, with translation MAPIFITGIGTGIGKTFISALLARALEADYWKPIQAGYEGGTDSEYVQHTLTGTASIVHPEVYKLKMPASPHIAAREEGITISIQKICEQVPAINRNLIIEGAGGLLVPLNGSEFVADLIKALGAKVILISRNYLGSINHSLLTARVCREMNLPVIGWIFNDQYLHYEEEIVHWSNYPQIASVPYMRTENGNFIEAQTAALQKQLKGFL, from the coding sequence ATGGCTCCCATCTTTATTACCGGAATAGGCACAGGAATAGGCAAAACCTTCATCTCTGCCCTGCTGGCCAGGGCGCTGGAGGCAGATTACTGGAAGCCCATCCAGGCAGGGTATGAGGGAGGCACCGACAGCGAGTATGTACAGCATACGCTAACGGGTACTGCTTCTATCGTCCATCCGGAAGTATACAAACTCAAAATGCCTGCATCGCCGCATATTGCAGCCAGGGAGGAAGGCATCACCATTTCCATTCAAAAAATTTGTGAACAGGTTCCGGCAATAAATCGTAATTTGATCATCGAAGGAGCCGGCGGATTACTGGTCCCGTTAAACGGATCGGAATTTGTGGCAGACCTGATAAAAGCCCTGGGGGCAAAAGTCATACTGATTAGTCGCAACTACCTGGGGAGCATCAATCATTCATTATTAACCGCCCGTGTGTGCAGGGAGATGAATTTGCCGGTAATAGGGTGGATATTTAATGACCAGTACCTTCACTATGAAGAAGAGATCGTACACTGGAGCAACTATCCACAGATAGCATCTGTACCATATATGAGAACAGAAAACGGGAATTTCATCGAGGCTCAGACGGCTGCCCTTCAAAAGCAACTGAAAGGATTTCTATGA
- a CDS encoding RsmD family RNA methyltransferase, which produces MRIISGELGGRRINPPAKMPHTRPTTDIAKEGLFNIIENNLDIATLKTLDIFGGTGSISYELASRGAEDCTIVEKDTAMYEFIKKTAQELKLTNFKVIKMEVFKFLEQCTEQFDFIFAGPPYALTTIDELPKKIAEKQLLKPGGWFVLEHTPRNNYESYPFFVTARNYGTTIFSIFVNK; this is translated from the coding sequence ATGCGTATAATCAGTGGTGAGCTGGGAGGACGGCGTATCAATCCGCCGGCAAAAATGCCGCATACACGGCCTACGACTGATATTGCCAAAGAAGGCCTCTTCAACATCATTGAGAATAACCTCGACATAGCCACGCTCAAAACCCTGGATATCTTTGGCGGCACCGGCAGCATCAGCTATGAGCTGGCCTCCCGTGGTGCGGAAGACTGTACCATTGTAGAGAAGGATACAGCCATGTATGAGTTCATCAAAAAAACGGCGCAGGAACTGAAGCTGACCAACTTCAAGGTTATCAAAATGGAGGTATTCAAATTCCTGGAGCAATGTACGGAGCAGTTTGACTTCATCTTTGCCGGCCCGCCTTATGCGCTCACCACCATTGATGAGCTGCCCAAAAAGATCGCGGAAAAGCAGTTGCTGAAACCCGGCGGTTGGTTTGTACTGGAACATACCCCCCGCAATAACTATGAAAGCTATCCTTTCTTTGTCACTGCCCGGAACTATGGCACTACTATATTCAGCATCTTTGTAAATAAGTAG
- a CDS encoding DUF3822 family protein: protein MLKATFDIIPETARQEEMQNSLLLMEVGEKVFSYVLYNKQQQRFMGLRQYNLDFMPGKPVMEALQEILAGDELLQLAYREAFVIYHYTDSNLLPEKLFHIELNKPVTELIFGNAHKGLLLSEKIPGWNVYNIYRIPREAHTLLQQKFAAGKYWHYYTIMLSGIDKEFSGEGVFKVIVASDRIVVAVFKNNALQLIQTYGYDTPDDVSYHLLALCNRFGLDNEQVTLRISGLLDEQSILYQELFKYFLKMEWEEMTGTSRLHEVFRAYPAHYFSPLLNMALCV from the coding sequence ATGCTCAAAGCTACATTTGATATCATTCCGGAAACGGCCCGGCAGGAAGAAATGCAGAACAGCCTGTTACTCATGGAAGTGGGTGAAAAGGTATTCAGCTATGTATTGTACAACAAGCAGCAGCAACGCTTTATGGGGCTGCGGCAGTACAACCTTGATTTCATGCCCGGCAAACCGGTAATGGAAGCATTGCAGGAAATATTGGCCGGCGATGAACTACTGCAGTTGGCTTATCGCGAAGCATTTGTGATCTACCATTATACCGATAGCAACCTGCTGCCCGAAAAGCTTTTTCATATTGAACTGAATAAGCCGGTGACGGAACTGATCTTTGGTAATGCACACAAAGGATTATTGCTCAGTGAAAAAATACCCGGGTGGAATGTTTATAATATCTATCGCATTCCCCGTGAGGCCCATACGCTCCTGCAGCAGAAATTTGCTGCCGGCAAATACTGGCATTACTATACCATCATGCTTTCCGGTATTGACAAAGAGTTTTCCGGCGAAGGCGTGTTCAAAGTAATTGTGGCTTCCGACAGGATCGTGGTAGCTGTGTTTAAGAACAACGCGCTGCAGCTTATACAAACCTATGGATACGATACCCCGGATGATGTGTCGTATCACCTCCTGGCCCTTTGTAACCGGTTCGGGCTGGACAATGAGCAGGTCACACTCAGGATATCGGGCCTGCTCGATGAGCAGTCCATCCTTTACCAGGAACTGTTCAAATACTTCTTAAAAATGGAGTGGGAGGAAATGACGGGCACATCCCGTTTGCATGAAGTATTCAGGGCTTACCCGGCGCATTATTTTTCACCCCTGCTGAACATGGCTCTATGCGTATAA